The following coding sequences lie in one Komagataeibacter sucrofermentans DSM 15973 genomic window:
- a CDS encoding 1-acyl-sn-glycerol-3-phosphate acyltransferase — protein MTVLRAFVFNLYFIVLTLVMGIAAFAIRLFGKKYALAYAKLWTGLTLRGLERICRIDIQVSGLEHLPPGPCLLACQHQSMFDTLAWMNIVPLPTYVMKRELERIPLVGPMLRLTGMIGVDRDGGAKALRALLAEADRAAKEGRQIIIFPEGTRTAPGAPIRLQPGIAALSAHTGLPVIPVATDAGLHWGPKALVKTPGTIHIVVGRPLPAGLKRAQLLPAIGDAWHELCTGNGLPVPQAPAAARQPAGA, from the coding sequence ATGACCGTACTGCGCGCCTTCGTGTTCAACCTGTATTTTATCGTGCTGACCCTTGTGATGGGGATCGCGGCCTTCGCCATCCGGCTGTTCGGCAAAAAATACGCGCTGGCCTATGCCAAGCTGTGGACCGGGCTGACCCTGCGCGGGCTGGAACGCATCTGCCGCATCGACATACAGGTAAGCGGGCTGGAGCACCTGCCGCCCGGCCCGTGCCTGCTGGCATGCCAGCACCAGTCGATGTTCGACACGCTGGCATGGATGAACATCGTGCCCCTGCCCACCTATGTCATGAAACGCGAGCTTGAGCGCATCCCGCTGGTTGGCCCCATGCTGCGCCTGACCGGCATGATTGGCGTGGACCGCGATGGGGGCGCCAAAGCGCTGCGCGCCCTGCTGGCCGAGGCCGACAGGGCGGCCAAGGAAGGGCGGCAGATCATCATCTTCCCCGAAGGCACGCGCACCGCGCCCGGCGCGCCGATCAGGCTGCAACCGGGCATTGCCGCCCTTTCAGCCCATACCGGCCTGCCGGTCATTCCGGTCGCGACCGATGCGGGGCTGCACTGGGGGCCAAAGGCGCTGGTCAAGACGCCAGGCACCATTCACATCGTGGTGGGCAGGCCCCTGCCCGCGGGGCTGAAGCGCGCGCAGCTTCTGCCCGCCATTGGCGACGCGTGGCATGAATTATGCACGGGCAACGGCCTGCCCGTGCCGCAGGCTCCCGCCGCCGCAAGGCAACCTGCGGGCGCATGA
- a CDS encoding YdcF family protein produces MTRLRRLLLPGLLGLVTWGAGLGWFINDACRPPAVPPHADGIVALTGGQGRIEQSLQLLAHGYGDRLLISGVDRHATLGDFLRHQPPPVPLTLWTHTTLGHRAASTLGNADETATWVHEYGMKSVIVVTAGYHIRRAMLEIARTVPGVRLYGYPIRSPALRQPLHPGTIRLMVVEYDKWLLACLDVARLTRPLHGLLNHADTRPAAPMG; encoded by the coding sequence ATGACGCGCCTGCGCCGCCTGCTGCTACCGGGCCTGCTGGGCCTTGTCACGTGGGGTGCGGGGCTGGGCTGGTTCATCAATGATGCCTGCCGCCCGCCTGCCGTGCCCCCGCATGCCGACGGCATCGTGGCGCTGACCGGCGGGCAGGGCCGGATCGAGCAGTCGCTTCAGTTACTGGCGCACGGTTATGGCGACCGGTTGCTGATTTCGGGCGTGGACCGGCATGCAACGCTGGGCGATTTCCTGCGCCACCAGCCGCCGCCCGTGCCCCTGACGCTGTGGACCCATACGACACTGGGCCACCGCGCCGCCTCCACGCTGGGCAATGCGGATGAAACCGCCACCTGGGTGCATGAATACGGCATGAAGAGCGTGATCGTGGTGACCGCTGGCTACCATATCCGCCGCGCCATGCTCGAGATCGCGCGCACCGTGCCCGGCGTGCGCCTGTATGGCTACCCCATCCGCTCGCCTGCCCTGCGCCAGCCGCTGCACCCCGGCACGATCCGGCTCATGGTGGTGGAATATGACAAATGGCTGCTCGCCTGCCTTGATGTCGCCCGCCTGACCCGCCCGCTGCATGGCCTGCTCAACCATGCCGACACGCGCCCTGCCGCGCCCATGGGGTGA
- a CDS encoding ABC transporter permease, with the protein MARQRYHDGLALRQALPGRFLPFLVGSMAFLAALALAGGIAAHSLSQRWTHGAGAVTTVQVPSPTDPATATAAMGQMPATRIDAVLATLAATPGITDTHRLSDAELRALLAPWIEQTGDPSLPLPAVIELHTVPGQDVAAGVLPRLQAQAPGVLMEHDSVWSDRLAALAGSLQACAGLAVLVVMTVAVCVVMAATRAGLLTRRQAIGLIHALGATDSYISGRFATRVGLLALWGGVCGSVLALPMLLALSRLAAPFTAMSDAPAAMPDWHDLHAWTAMLPPALLWMLVIVPPAAGLTGWATTQLTVRAWLRRLP; encoded by the coding sequence ATGGCCCGCCAGCGCTATCATGACGGGCTGGCCCTGCGGCAGGCGCTACCGGGGCGGTTCCTGCCGTTCCTTGTGGGCAGCATGGCGTTTCTTGCCGCGCTCGCGCTGGCAGGCGGCATTGCGGCGCACAGCCTCTCGCAACGCTGGACGCATGGGGCGGGCGCCGTAACCACCGTGCAGGTGCCCAGCCCCACCGACCCCGCCACGGCCACAGCCGCCATGGGCCAGATGCCCGCAACCCGCATCGACGCGGTGCTGGCCACCCTCGCCGCCACCCCCGGCATTACCGACACCCATCGCCTGAGCGATGCCGAACTGCGCGCGCTGCTCGCCCCGTGGATCGAGCAGACCGGCGACCCCAGCCTGCCCCTGCCCGCCGTGATCGAACTGCACACAGTCCCGGGGCAGGACGTGGCGGCAGGCGTATTGCCCCGGCTGCAGGCGCAGGCGCCGGGCGTGCTGATGGAGCATGACAGCGTATGGAGCGACCGGCTGGCGGCGCTGGCGGGCAGCCTGCAGGCCTGCGCGGGGCTGGCGGTGCTGGTGGTGATGACGGTGGCGGTGTGCGTGGTCATGGCCGCGACGCGGGCGGGGCTGCTCACGCGGCGGCAGGCCATCGGGCTGATCCATGCGCTCGGGGCGACCGATAGCTACATCTCGGGTCGCTTCGCCACGCGCGTGGGGCTGCTGGCGCTGTGGGGCGGGGTGTGCGGCAGCGTGCTGGCGCTGCCCATGCTGCTGGCCCTGTCGCGCCTTGCCGCCCCCTTTACCGCCATGAGCGATGCCCCGGCCGCCATGCCTGACTGGCACGACCTGCATGCATGGACAGCCATGCTGCCCCCCGCCCTGCTGTGGATGCTCGTGATCGTGCCGCCCGCAGCCGGGCTGACCGGCTGGGCCACCACGCAGCTGACCGTGCGGGCCTGGCTGCGCCGCCTGCCATGA
- a CDS encoding cell division ATP-binding protein FtsE has product MFRLHDVSYAYGGSQTGVAALSHVSLDVAQGEFRWLLGPSGAGKSSLLSILSLEVQASSGMVEILGVPVRQTRRAGLARLRRRIGAVKQDFGLLPDMSVFDNVALPLRLQHRAEAEIAHEVHAIMKWVGLENRLEALPPQLSGGEQQRVAIARAVIYRPALLVADEPTNALDERQAGRLMRMFHRLAELGTTIVVATHNDAIVAKYPAPTIELLHGHLVRDHG; this is encoded by the coding sequence ATGTTCCGCCTGCATGATGTCAGCTACGCCTATGGTGGCAGCCAGACCGGCGTGGCCGCGCTGTCGCATGTCAGCCTCGACGTGGCGCAGGGCGAATTCCGCTGGCTGCTGGGGCCGTCAGGCGCGGGCAAGTCGTCGCTGCTGTCCATCCTGTCGCTGGAAGTGCAGGCCAGTTCGGGCATGGTCGAGATTCTGGGCGTGCCGGTCAGGCAGACGCGGCGGGCGGGGCTGGCGCGGCTGCGGCGGCGCATCGGGGCGGTGAAACAGGATTTTGGCCTGCTGCCCGACATGAGCGTGTTCGACAACGTGGCCCTGCCGCTGCGCCTGCAGCACCGGGCAGAGGCCGAAATTGCGCATGAGGTGCACGCCATCATGAAATGGGTGGGGCTGGAAAACCGGCTCGAGGCCCTGCCACCGCAGCTTTCGGGCGGTGAGCAGCAGCGCGTGGCCATTGCGCGCGCCGTGATCTACCGCCCCGCCCTGCTGGTGGCCGATGAACCGACCAATGCGCTTGACGAACGCCAGGCCGGCCGCCTGATGCGCATGTTCCACCGCCTGGCAGAACTGGGCACGACCATTGTGGTCGCCACCCATAACGATGCCATCGTGGCGAAATACCCCGCCCCCACCATCGAACTGCTCCACGGCCATCTCGTGCGGGATCACGGCTGA
- a CDS encoding chemotaxis protein CheW: MDHASPQQAAARGAARPDAPPVMVFRVGERQYGLPAGLVVRECMPVPALRTPMVVVAHVSGWFHLGAEMVAVLDLGVLLGVRAQAVRAPLDLLYRPLLLCNQPGGGCVALLVDAALDVMRPQKGSPAMVDAGTGEAEGAGQELELGDGSIAFMLRMTDILDDDERMRLDSLLERTRARAALWAQTDPDATTAMDGAP; this comes from the coding sequence ATGGATCACGCCAGCCCACAGCAGGCCGCAGCACGGGGGGCAGCCCGCCCCGATGCCCCGCCGGTCATGGTGTTTCGGGTGGGAGAGCGGCAGTACGGCCTGCCCGCAGGGCTGGTGGTGCGCGAGTGCATGCCCGTGCCCGCCCTGCGCACGCCCATGGTGGTGGTGGCACATGTTTCAGGCTGGTTCCACCTTGGGGCGGAGATGGTGGCGGTGCTTGACCTTGGCGTGCTGCTTGGCGTGCGCGCCCAGGCCGTGCGCGCGCCGCTCGATCTGCTGTACCGCCCGCTGCTTTTGTGCAACCAGCCCGGTGGCGGCTGTGTCGCGCTGCTGGTTGATGCGGCCCTTGATGTCATGCGCCCGCAAAAGGGCAGCCCTGCCATGGTTGACGCAGGGACCGGGGAAGCCGAGGGTGCGGGGCAGGAACTTGAACTGGGGGATGGCAGCATTGCCTTCATGTTGCGCATGACCGACATCCTGGATGATGATGAACGCATGCGGCTCGACAGCCTGCTCGAGCGCACCCGTGCGCGCGCGGCGCTGTGGGCGCAGACGGACCCCGATGCCACTACAGCAATGGATGGCGCGCCGTGA
- a CDS encoding protein-glutamate O-methyltransferase CheR produces the protein MSGSVAFPPVGFRRLVNAVTRRTGLHYYVDKADLLEEVVGARMRLHGCLTCHDYLALLADAERGDAEWRELESVITIGETFFFRYAEQFAALERTILPRLIRKAQATRHLRIWSVGCANGAEPYSIAIVLTRLLEEAAEKLADWRIDILGTDISTRALDQAREAAFSAWSLRDIAPTQRAEWFTPVSARLWRLHEGYRRMVTFRYSNILDLLRPDGGPAGPFDLILCRNVLIYFAQAQAVGLVHAMAGRLVPEGWLLLGHSEPVSDFRPFLETVRLPGTLAFRAPLPGGVQAAPVAAQPQPARHVPRAAVPVALPDSTPIAAAIRRVADGGHVVRAIQMCRDHLARHPVDVRIHFLFAVLAWGNGNLLQAEESFRRVIYLCRDHVMARCYLARLLEDAGGHAQAARIRAQMTELASRCPPDAPLPDGDGLTAGGLLRLVRQLDESPRAPVALARAQRVPS, from the coding sequence GTGAGCGGATCGGTCGCTTTTCCGCCCGTAGGCTTTCGCAGGCTGGTCAATGCCGTGACCCGGCGCACCGGCCTGCATTATTATGTCGACAAGGCCGACCTGCTTGAAGAGGTGGTGGGCGCGCGCATGCGCCTGCATGGCTGCCTTACCTGCCATGACTACCTGGCCCTGCTGGCGGATGCGGAGCGCGGCGATGCGGAATGGCGCGAGCTGGAATCGGTCATCACCATCGGGGAGACCTTCTTCTTCCGCTATGCCGAGCAGTTCGCGGCCCTTGAGCGGACCATCCTGCCCCGGCTGATTCGCAAGGCGCAGGCAACGCGTCATCTGCGGATCTGGAGCGTGGGCTGCGCCAACGGGGCCGAGCCTTACTCCATCGCCATCGTGCTGACGCGCCTGCTTGAAGAGGCGGCCGAGAAACTGGCTGACTGGCGGATCGACATCCTGGGCACCGACATCAGCACCCGCGCCCTCGATCAGGCGCGCGAGGCCGCGTTCAGCGCGTGGAGCCTGCGTGACATTGCCCCCACGCAGCGCGCGGAATGGTTCACCCCGGTCAGCGCGCGCCTGTGGCGGCTGCATGAGGGGTACCGGCGCATGGTCACCTTCCGCTACAGCAACATCCTTGACCTGCTGCGCCCCGATGGTGGCCCCGCAGGTCCGTTTGACCTGATCCTGTGCCGCAACGTGCTGATCTATTTCGCGCAGGCGCAGGCGGTGGGGCTGGTTCACGCCATGGCGGGGCGGCTTGTGCCCGAGGGGTGGCTGCTGCTGGGGCATTCGGAACCGGTTTCCGATTTCAGGCCGTTTCTCGAGACCGTGCGCCTGCCCGGCACGCTGGCTTTCCGCGCGCCCTTGCCGGGGGGCGTGCAGGCTGCGCCCGTCGCGGCACAACCGCAACCCGCGCGCCATGTGCCGCGTGCGGCAGTGCCAGTGGCGTTGCCCGATAGCACGCCCATCGCCGCCGCGATCCGCCGCGTGGCCGATGGGGGGCACGTGGTGCGCGCCATACAGATGTGCCGCGACCATCTGGCCCGGCATCCGGTTGACGTGCGCATCCATTTCCTGTTCGCCGTGCTGGCATGGGGGAATGGGAACCTGCTGCAGGCCGAGGAATCGTTCCGCCGGGTCATCTATCTGTGCCGCGACCACGTCATGGCGCGCTGCTACCTTGCCCGCCTGCTTGAAGATGCGGGCGGCCACGCGCAGGCCGCCCGCATCCGCGCGCAGATGACCGAACTCGCCAGCCGCTGCCCGCCCGATGCCCCCCTGCCTGATGGCGATGGCCTGACCGCAGGCGGCCTGCTGCGGCTGGTGCGCCAGCTTGATGAGTCGCCCCGCGCCCCCGTAGCCTTGGCCCGCGCGCAGCGGGTGCCCTCCTGA
- a CDS encoding chemotaxis protein CheW, whose product MARFASPPIAVSPVAGREAFARRVLADRARIMAARANTEGPAVPARPLVMLDLAGQCCGVDLHAVLRVTDPVWSDMPRRPDCPPGVRGVHGYQGDLYTVFDLSVLLGGAALAQPGVMLLLRSVSSIPLGRIALLASGAGGTVDITATPIALTPSGFPQARLADGRSMTVIDPARLFSSRYVGV is encoded by the coding sequence ATGGCGCGTTTTGCCAGCCCTCCCATCGCCGTTTCCCCCGTGGCAGGGCGCGAGGCCTTTGCGCGGCGCGTGCTGGCCGACCGGGCGCGCATCATGGCCGCCCGCGCCAATACCGAAGGCCCCGCGGTCCCCGCGCGCCCGCTGGTCATGCTGGATCTGGCAGGCCAGTGCTGCGGGGTGGACCTGCATGCCGTGCTGCGCGTGACCGACCCGGTGTGGAGCGACATGCCGCGCAGGCCCGACTGCCCGCCCGGCGTGCGCGGCGTGCATGGCTATCAGGGTGATCTTTATACCGTGTTCGACCTGTCGGTGCTGCTGGGTGGCGCTGCGCTGGCGCAGCCCGGTGTCATGCTGCTGCTGCGCTCGGTCTCGAGCATTCCGCTCGGGCGCATCGCCCTGCTGGCCAGCGGGGCGGGGGGCACGGTGGACATTACCGCAACGCCTATCGCGCTTACGCCCTCGGGCTTTCCGCAGGCCAGGCTGGCCGATGGGCGCAGCATGACGGTCATTGATCCCGCGCGCCTGTTTTCTTCCCGTTATGTCGGAGTGTGA
- a CDS encoding methyl-accepting chemotaxis protein: MTIANRLLFGFMVGVLLMVSLGIYALGQIRDVRDEMTIIVTRDLSVYRELTHIRANENDLVARRLAILAHYYAHDFETAPAVLEDAIASWDEKAREADSLLAGVLSRAEEGGRLARSNDQREMFNTVASQLRDISSQFQMDTRGAGLLFQAIRAGNDPSVREQASRIDSREQSIDLLVGRAASLLDHGVQVAETQGAASYDYSRRSLAIGMVLAVVVALIVTFWTRRSIMEPISSIMHVMERVGQGDLATRAKVGGMGEERDEVARLAAGLNRMIDGLREIARQSGEVTQNLDAAVAEIRASTQQQAASVEEQFAAVQETAATVDEITHSGAQISKRAREVISSAEVIVHSSASGLEAVEETARAMAHTHDGAEAVASNIVALSERTEAISEIIASVNDLSERSHLLALNAAIEAAAAGEHGRSFAVVAAEMKILADQSRDATQNVRAILGDIQRGINTSVMLTEEAVKRVSAGKERTDIAYRTIERMTGGIQEGVNAFQQIVASTNQQQIGIEQVMTALQSIRQASQQTSGGTRNLEVSASNLGKLSKQLLTISARYRT; encoded by the coding sequence GTGACTATCGCCAATCGCCTGCTGTTCGGTTTCATGGTCGGTGTCCTGCTCATGGTTTCGCTGGGCATCTATGCGCTGGGGCAGATCCGCGACGTGCGCGACGAGATGACCATCATCGTCACGCGCGACCTGTCGGTCTATCGTGAGCTGACCCATATCCGCGCCAATGAGAACGACCTCGTCGCCCGCAGGCTCGCCATCCTGGCGCATTACTACGCCCATGATTTCGAGACTGCCCCCGCCGTGCTCGAAGACGCCATTGCCAGCTGGGATGAAAAGGCCCGCGAGGCTGACAGCCTGCTCGCAGGCGTGCTCTCCCGTGCTGAGGAGGGCGGGCGCCTTGCGCGCAGCAACGACCAGCGCGAGATGTTCAATACCGTTGCCAGCCAGTTGCGTGACATTTCCAGCCAGTTCCAGATGGATACGCGAGGTGCCGGGCTTCTGTTCCAGGCCATCCGCGCGGGCAATGACCCCAGCGTGCGTGAGCAGGCCTCGCGCATAGACAGCCGCGAACAGTCGATCGACCTGCTCGTGGGCCGCGCCGCCTCGCTGCTCGACCACGGGGTGCAGGTGGCCGAAACCCAGGGTGCCGCCTCCTATGACTACAGCCGCCGCTCGCTGGCCATTGGCATGGTGCTCGCCGTGGTGGTGGCGCTGATCGTGACCTTCTGGACGCGGCGCTCGATCATGGAGCCGATCTCGTCGATCATGCATGTGATGGAACGCGTGGGGCAGGGCGACCTTGCCACGCGGGCCAAGGTGGGCGGCATGGGCGAGGAGCGCGATGAAGTGGCCCGCCTTGCAGCAGGCCTGAACCGCATGATCGATGGCCTGCGCGAGATCGCCCGCCAGAGCGGCGAGGTAACGCAGAACCTCGATGCGGCGGTGGCCGAGATCCGCGCCTCCACCCAGCAGCAGGCCGCAAGTGTTGAAGAGCAGTTTGCCGCCGTGCAGGAAACGGCGGCCACGGTGGACGAGATTACCCATTCGGGTGCCCAGATCAGCAAGCGCGCGCGTGAGGTGATTTCATCAGCGGAGGTGATCGTGCATAGTTCGGCCAGCGGGCTTGAAGCGGTGGAGGAAACCGCCCGCGCCATGGCCCACACCCATGATGGCGCCGAGGCCGTGGCCTCGAACATCGTGGCCCTGTCCGAGCGCACCGAGGCGATCAGCGAGATCATTGCCTCGGTCAATGACCTGTCGGAGCGTTCGCACCTGCTTGCCCTCAACGCCGCGATCGAGGCGGCGGCGGCAGGCGAGCATGGCCGCTCGTTTGCCGTGGTGGCCGCCGAGATGAAGATCCTCGCCGACCAGTCGCGCGACGCCACCCAGAACGTGCGCGCCATATTGGGCGACATCCAGCGTGGCATCAACACCTCGGTCATGCTGACGGAGGAGGCGGTCAAGCGCGTCTCGGCGGGCAAGGAACGCACCGACATCGCCTACCGCACCATCGAGCGCATGACCGGCGGCATCCAGGAGGGCGTGAATGCCTTCCAGCAGATCGTGGCGTCAACCAACCAGCAGCAGATCGGCATCGAGCAGGTCATGACCGCGCTGCAGAGCATCCGCCAGGCCAGCCAGCAGACATCGGGCGGCACGCGCAACCTCGAGGTCTCGGCCAGCAATCTTGGCAAGCTGTCCAAGCAGCTCCTCACCATTTCCGCGCGTTACCGGACCTGA
- a CDS encoding response regulator → MDNLRDELLAVFDAEYRDHLRAIRAIVAAGCPDAQGLAEIFRRVHSLKGAARAVELPVVEGVAHALENRLSALLSARALPDAADLAAITDTLDEIDLLMTAAPADTHPAPDETAVQVENPAYVQVPVARLDALAAAVHDLMAVADRHERLWAQVMDLLGDARAVMHAPERMRADPVAEFARMTRRLMGVGRERELMAGQIDRALLRLGEEVHAVTLVPAESVFGSLAAMARRIAREHGGPEAGVEVHMTGMDVQTERRVMQALRDPVIHLVRNAIVHGHETRAERLAAGKSECLNITIAVTMTGVRLQVAVSDDGRGPDLRAIAARAAGQGLVHADAPLDARQLLARVFEPGFSTRGKADSLAGRGVGLSVVAEAARALHGSVRMEQRQPAGTTVILTVPVSQRQRTVLLVENAGQSLGLPGRVIRHLLRVRRDEIRMLAGMPFAVVPHPPDGTGVSSEQRDEELVPLVPLRAFVGDENAPLPVRDGAVSVVVMEVDGVRCGFAVERMVDVRTLLVSDATAVGLDSELVPGIAWPREDQPVFVLSPDRLFARWRERGNGGGAHFSDADSAAPVAPVRHAPLVMVVDDSITTRTLQKTILQSHGYDVCLAVDGEEALAMLQQSSRHVDVVVTDVEMPRMDGLALLAAMQGDAHLAHIPVVLMTSRDDGDDIRRGMEGGARAYLTKQRFDQGELIDTIRGLL, encoded by the coding sequence GTGGACAACCTGAGGGATGAATTGCTGGCGGTATTCGATGCCGAATACCGTGACCACCTGCGGGCCATCCGCGCCATTGTGGCTGCGGGCTGCCCGGATGCGCAGGGCCTTGCGGAAATCTTCCGCCGTGTTCATTCCCTCAAAGGAGCGGCGCGCGCGGTTGAACTGCCGGTGGTCGAGGGCGTAGCCCACGCGCTGGAGAACCGCCTCTCCGCGCTGCTCTCGGCCCGTGCGTTGCCCGACGCCGCCGATCTTGCCGCCATTACCGATACGCTCGACGAGATCGACCTGCTCATGACCGCCGCCCCGGCGGATACGCATCCCGCCCCTGATGAGACGGCGGTGCAGGTGGAAAACCCGGCCTATGTGCAGGTGCCCGTGGCCCGGCTCGATGCGCTTGCCGCCGCCGTGCATGACCTCATGGCCGTGGCCGACCGGCATGAGCGGCTATGGGCGCAGGTGATGGACCTGCTTGGTGATGCGCGGGCCGTCATGCACGCGCCCGAGCGCATGCGTGCCGACCCGGTGGCCGAATTCGCGCGCATGACGCGCAGGCTGATGGGGGTGGGGCGCGAGCGTGAACTCATGGCAGGCCAGATCGACCGCGCCCTGCTGCGCCTTGGCGAGGAAGTGCACGCCGTAACCCTCGTGCCTGCCGAGAGCGTGTTCGGCTCGCTGGCCGCCATGGCCCGGCGCATCGCGCGTGAGCATGGCGGCCCGGAAGCGGGCGTTGAGGTGCACATGACCGGCATGGACGTGCAGACCGAGCGCCGCGTGATGCAGGCATTGCGCGATCCGGTCATTCACCTTGTGCGCAATGCCATCGTGCACGGGCATGAAACCCGCGCCGAGCGGCTGGCGGCGGGCAAGTCGGAATGCCTCAACATCACCATTGCCGTCACCATGACCGGGGTGCGGCTGCAGGTAGCGGTCAGCGATGACGGGCGCGGCCCTGACCTGCGGGCCATTGCCGCCCGCGCGGCGGGGCAGGGGCTGGTCCATGCCGATGCCCCGCTTGATGCGCGGCAGTTGCTGGCACGCGTGTTCGAGCCGGGTTTTTCCACCCGTGGCAAGGCCGACAGCCTGGCCGGGCGCGGTGTGGGGCTTTCGGTTGTGGCGGAAGCTGCGCGCGCACTCCATGGCAGCGTGCGCATGGAGCAGCGCCAGCCCGCGGGCACCACCGTCATCCTGACCGTGCCGGTCTCGCAGCGCCAGCGCACCGTGCTGCTGGTTGAAAACGCGGGCCAGTCCCTTGGCCTGCCCGGCCGGGTGATCCGCCACCTGCTGCGCGTGCGGCGCGACGAGATCCGCATGCTGGCGGGCATGCCGTTCGCCGTGGTGCCCCACCCGCCCGATGGCACGGGCGTGAGCAGCGAACAGCGCGACGAGGAACTGGTGCCGCTCGTGCCGCTGCGGGCCTTCGTGGGTGATGAAAACGCCCCGCTGCCGGTGCGCGATGGCGCGGTAAGCGTGGTGGTGATGGAGGTCGATGGCGTGCGTTGCGGCTTTGCCGTCGAGCGCATGGTCGATGTGCGCACGCTGCTGGTGTCAGACGCCACCGCCGTGGGGCTGGATAGTGAACTCGTGCCCGGCATAGCCTGGCCGCGCGAGGACCAGCCGGTGTTCGTGCTCAGTCCCGACCGGCTGTTTGCGCGCTGGCGCGAGCGCGGCAATGGCGGGGGCGCGCATTTCAGCGATGCGGACAGCGCCGCCCCCGTGGCGCCCGTGCGCCACGCGCCGCTGGTGATGGTGGTCGATGATTCGATCACGACCCGGACATTGCAGAAAACGATCCTCCAGTCCCACGGTTATGACGTGTGCCTTGCCGTGGATGGGGAGGAGGCGCTGGCCATGCTCCAGCAATCCTCGCGGCATGTGGATGTGGTGGTGACAGATGTGGAAATGCCGCGCATGGATGGCCTGGCCCTGCTTGCCGCCATGCAGGGGGATGCGCATCTGGCCCATATTCCCGTCGTGCTCATGACCTCGCGCGATGATGGCGATGATATCCGTCGCGGCATGGAAGGCGGCGCGCGCGCCTACCTGACCAAGCAGCGCTTCGATCAGGGCGAACTGATTGATACCATAAGGGGGCTTTTGTGA